The following are from one region of the Capsicum annuum cultivar UCD-10X-F1 chromosome 1, UCD10Xv1.1, whole genome shotgun sequence genome:
- the LOC107873744 gene encoding probable polyamine transporter At3g13620 — translation MTSSPIPSSSQPFLENEQQPTIPTKNSKKLALIPLIFIIFFEVSGGPYGAEAAIGAAGPFLAILGFLIFPFIWSVPEALVTAELATTFPGNGGFVIWADKAFGPFWGSLMGSWKLLSAICNLASYPVLCLDYVKLVFPVLGSGFPRYIAIFLITMLLSFLNYLGLSIVGYTAVVLGVLSLCPFWLITLFSVPRIDVSRWLSLGQMGVEKDWNLFFNTLFWNLNFWDNASTLAGEVEQPQKTFPKALFSAGIVTCLSYVLPILGTTGAVPLVQSEWTSGYFANLAAMIAGNWLKYWMEVGIVLSVIGLYEAQLSSCAYQVLGMAEMGLLPGLFGVRSEWFNTPWVGILVPTLVALVVSYMTFTDIVSSVNFLYSLGMLLEFASFLWLRRTMPDAKRPYQVPLSMPGLVVMCFIPSCFLVYIMVVAHRTVYIVSALLTVFAIAWYFFMEFCKTKMWFGFESVDQDKVDDEIF, via the coding sequence ATGACATCTTCTCCAATTCCTTCTTCATCTCAACCATTTCTTGAAAATGAACAACAACCCACCATCCCCACAAAAAACTCAAAGAAATTAGCACTTATACCACTTATATTCATAATCTTTTTTGAGGTATCTGGTGGTCCATATGGTGCTGAAGCAGCAATAGGTGCAGCTGGTCCTTTTCTTGCAATTCTTGGATTCTTGATTTTCCCATTTATTTGGAGTGTACCTGAAGCACTTGTAACTGCTGAACTTGCTACTACTTTTCCTGGTAATGGTGGCTTTGTTATATGGGCTGATAAAGCTTTTGGACCCTTTTGGGGTTCTTTAATGGGTTCTTGGAAGTTACTTAGTGCTATTTGTAACTTAGCTTCTTATCCTGTACTTTGTTTAGATTATGTTAAGTTGGTTTTCCCAGTTCTTGGTTCTGGTTTTCCTAGGTATATTGCTATTTTCTTGATTACTATGTTGTTGTCTTTTCTGAATTATTTAGGTTTGTCTATTGTTGGTTACACAGCTGTTGTTCTTGGGGTTCTTTCCCTTTGTCCCTTTTGGTTAATTACACTGTTTTCAGTTCCAAGGATTGATGTTAGTAGGTGGTTGAGTTTAGGACAAATGGGTGTGGAAAAAGATTGGAACTTGTTCTTTAATACCCTTTTTTGGAACTTGAATTTTTGGGATAATGCTAGTACTTTAGCTGGTGAAGTTGAACAACCTCAAAAGACATTTCCTAAAGCACTTTTTTCAGCTGGGATTGTTACATGTTTGAGTTATGTTTTGCCAATTTTGGGCACTACTGGAGCTGTCCCATTGGTGCAAAGTGAATGGACTAGTGGATATTTTGCTAATTTGGCTGCTATGATTGCTGGAAATTGGTTGAAATATTGGATGGAAGTTGGGATTGTTTTGTCTGTGATTGGTTTGTATGAGGCTCAGTTGAGTAGTTGTGCTTACCAAGTTCTTGGAATGGCTGAGATGGGGTTGTTGCCTGGACTTTTCGGTGTAAGATCAGAATGGTTTAATACACCTTGGGTTGGGATTCTTGTACCAACATTAGTAGCATTGGTTGTGTCCTACATGACATTTACAGACATCGTTTCATCTGTGAATTTCTTGTATAGTCTCGGTATGTTGCTAGAATTTGCGTCGTTCTTGTGGTTGAGGAGGACAATGCCTGATGCTAAGAGGCCATACCAAGTGCCATTGTCAATGCCAGGGCTGGTGGTGATGTGCTTTATTCCATCTTGTTTTCTGGTTTATATTATGGTTGTTGCTCATAGGACCGTGTATATAGTCAGCGCCTTGCTCACTGTTTTCGCCATTGCTTGGTACTTCTTCATGGAGTTTTGTAAAACCAagatgtggtttggttttgaaagTGTTGATCAAGACAAAGTTGATGATGAGATTTTTTGA